Proteins from one Diorhabda carinulata isolate Delta chromosome 10, icDioCari1.1, whole genome shotgun sequence genomic window:
- the LOC130899020 gene encoding equilibrative nucleoside transporter 4 isoform X3 — protein sequence MAEENLDGPEYEKLGKNRRHEGFSRAEVLNELSPPVDKYNLVYLSFMSGGIGFLLPYNSFIMSVDYFKSKYPDSPVVFDMSSVYIITALITVFGNNMLVEMFSLHSRIFFGYVVSIITLLLVMSCEVYYEVFETRGSYTANLIAVAVVAIGCTVQQSSFYGYASMLPPQYTHAVMVGESVAGVGTSLVRITTRFFIKDLRQSTIDFLLVSITTVGLCALIYPRIRKTDFVQFYLGLCEREKTKITLEPKEDAGLIEVQDTRYGILKIQTSPPPASSNVMSFSNPVYEPSDTAVRPTYKVEDVLIASGGLTVTNTDRFGWSSFKEGMRARWTVIQKIYPYMVSIFLVYFTTLCLYPGITSEVVSCHMGQWMPMLMMIDFNCADVIGKLMASTRYWTGPRLLKCSIARLTIIPAMALCAVPPLTNFGFLSSDLLAFGYSIILGLSNGILGSVPMIQGPTKVPRCYRELAVVCSR from the exons atggcCGAGGAGAACCTCGACGGTCCGGAATAcgaaaaattaggaaaaaatagacGACATGAAGGATTTTCCCGAGCAGAAGTGCTTAATGAATTATCACCCCCCGTAGACAAGtataatttagtttatttgtCTTTTATGAGCGGCGGCATTGGGTTTCTACTTCCATATAATAG CTTTATTATGTCAGTAGACTACTTCAAATCCAAATATCCAGATAGTCCAGTTGTTTTTGACATGTCTTCGGTTTATATAATCACAGCTTTGATAACTGTATTTGGAAATAACATGTTGGTTGAGATGTTCTCTTTGCACTCAAGGATATTTTTTG GTTATGTTGTATCTATAATAACACTTTTGTTAGTAATGAGTTGTGAAGTATATTACGAGGTTTTCGAAACTAGAGGATCTTATACTGCGAATTTAATAGCAGTCGCTGTAGTCGCCATTGGCTGCACAG TGCAACAATCTAGTTTCTATGGATACGCCAGTATGTTACCGCCACAGTATACACACGCTGTAATGGTTGGGGAAA gtgTGGCTGGTGTTGGTACTTCTTTGGTTCGAATAACGACGaggttttttataaaagatctTCGTCAGAgtacaatcgattttttattggTATCGATAACTACAGTGGGACTCTGCGCTTTGATCTACCCTCGTATCAGAAAGACTGACtttgtacaattttatttagGACTTTGCGAAagggaaaaaacaaaaattactctcGAGCCCAAAGAGGATGCTGGCTTA ATAGAAGTACAAGATACGCGTTACGGTATACTTAAAATTCAAACCAGTCCGCCGCCAGCTTCTTCGAATGTGATGAGCTTTTCGAATCCCGTCTACGAACCTTCAGACACGGCTGTTAGACCAACTTACAAAGTCGAAGATGTCCTCATAGCTAGCGGAGGATTAACCGTCACAAATACTGACAGATTTGGTTGGTCTTCATTTAAAG aaGGTATGCGAGCTCGGTGGACGGTTATACAGAAGATATACCCTTACATGGTATCgatatttttagtatatttcacAACACTCTGCCTTTATCCAGGTATAACTTCCGAAGTCGTCAGTTGTCACATGGGACAATGGATGCCCATGTTGATGATGATAGATTTCAACTGCGCAGACGTGATAG GTAAACTAATGGCATCTACTAGATATTGGACGGGACCACGTCTACTGAAATGCTCCATTGCAAGACTGACGATCATACCAGCAATGGCGTTATGCGCAGTACCACCATTGACAAATTTTGGTTTCCTCAGCAGCGATCTGTTAGCATTCGGCTACTCTATTATCCTAGGATTATCCAATGGAATACTAGGAAGCGTTCCCATGATCCAAGGACCCACAAAAGTGCCTCGGTGCTATCGAGAATTAGCTG TGGTTTGTTCCAGGTAA
- the LOC130899020 gene encoding equilibrative nucleoside transporter 4 isoform X1, whose translation MAEENLDGPEYEKLGKNRRHEGFSRAEVLNELSPPVDKYNLVYLSFMSGGIGFLLPYNSFIMSVDYFKSKYPDSPVVFDMSSVYIITALITVFGNNMLVEMFSLHSRIFFGYVVSIITLLLVMSCEVYYEVFETRGSYTANLIAVAVVAIGCTVQQSSFYGYASMLPPQYTHAVMVGESVAGVGTSLVRITTRFFIKDLRQSTIDFLLVSITTVGLCALIYPRIRKTDFVQFYLGLCEREKTKITLEPKEDAGLIEVQDTRYGILKIQTSPPPASSNVMSFSNPVYEPSDTAVRPTYKVEDVLIASGGLTVTNTDRFGWSSFKEGMRARWTVIQKIYPYMVSIFLVYFTTLCLYPGITSEVVSCHMGQWMPMLMMIDFNCADVIGKLMASTRYWTGPRLLKCSIARLTIIPAMALCAVPPLTNFGFLSSDLLAFGYSIILGLSNGILGSVPMIQGPTKVPRCYRELAGNMMTLYYMWGLATGSVGAYALEKILRPMKVHRYCDNRPDKYIRIDLSKSTNLTDLTTLTTASTSTIVATILSNLSTMNTTEII comes from the exons atggcCGAGGAGAACCTCGACGGTCCGGAATAcgaaaaattaggaaaaaatagacGACATGAAGGATTTTCCCGAGCAGAAGTGCTTAATGAATTATCACCCCCCGTAGACAAGtataatttagtttatttgtCTTTTATGAGCGGCGGCATTGGGTTTCTACTTCCATATAATAG CTTTATTATGTCAGTAGACTACTTCAAATCCAAATATCCAGATAGTCCAGTTGTTTTTGACATGTCTTCGGTTTATATAATCACAGCTTTGATAACTGTATTTGGAAATAACATGTTGGTTGAGATGTTCTCTTTGCACTCAAGGATATTTTTTG GTTATGTTGTATCTATAATAACACTTTTGTTAGTAATGAGTTGTGAAGTATATTACGAGGTTTTCGAAACTAGAGGATCTTATACTGCGAATTTAATAGCAGTCGCTGTAGTCGCCATTGGCTGCACAG TGCAACAATCTAGTTTCTATGGATACGCCAGTATGTTACCGCCACAGTATACACACGCTGTAATGGTTGGGGAAA gtgTGGCTGGTGTTGGTACTTCTTTGGTTCGAATAACGACGaggttttttataaaagatctTCGTCAGAgtacaatcgattttttattggTATCGATAACTACAGTGGGACTCTGCGCTTTGATCTACCCTCGTATCAGAAAGACTGACtttgtacaattttatttagGACTTTGCGAAagggaaaaaacaaaaattactctcGAGCCCAAAGAGGATGCTGGCTTA ATAGAAGTACAAGATACGCGTTACGGTATACTTAAAATTCAAACCAGTCCGCCGCCAGCTTCTTCGAATGTGATGAGCTTTTCGAATCCCGTCTACGAACCTTCAGACACGGCTGTTAGACCAACTTACAAAGTCGAAGATGTCCTCATAGCTAGCGGAGGATTAACCGTCACAAATACTGACAGATTTGGTTGGTCTTCATTTAAAG aaGGTATGCGAGCTCGGTGGACGGTTATACAGAAGATATACCCTTACATGGTATCgatatttttagtatatttcacAACACTCTGCCTTTATCCAGGTATAACTTCCGAAGTCGTCAGTTGTCACATGGGACAATGGATGCCCATGTTGATGATGATAGATTTCAACTGCGCAGACGTGATAG GTAAACTAATGGCATCTACTAGATATTGGACGGGACCACGTCTACTGAAATGCTCCATTGCAAGACTGACGATCATACCAGCAATGGCGTTATGCGCAGTACCACCATTGACAAATTTTGGTTTCCTCAGCAGCGATCTGTTAGCATTCGGCTACTCTATTATCCTAGGATTATCCAATGGAATACTAGGAAGCGTTCCCATGATCCAAGGACCCACAAAAGTGCCTCGGTGCTATCGAGAATTAGCTG GTAATATGATGACGTTATACTACATGTGGGGACTAGCGACCGGTTCTGTAGGAGCCTACGCTCTCGAAAAAATATTGAGACCCATGAAAGTGCATCGGTATTGTGACAACAGACCTGACAAATATATCCGCATCGATTTATCGAAAAGTACGAACTTGACGGATTTAACGACGTTGACTACTGCTTCGACGTCTACTATAGTCGCGACGATATTGTCCAATCTATCCACTATGAATACTACCGAAATTATATAA
- the LOC130899026 gene encoding E3 ubiquitin-protein ligase ZNRF1 produces the protein MGAKPSTANGTQSPRTRAFSTSSSSEVVTAPGFRLMRALGNELSNDRQRARSLSSVPDLHASHETLSMPTNGASFDVSTGASPETDSSSAEEAGSVLGSAAANIALGRVYAAHSLPSHIWSLNGIKCPVCSKFVIPDDIECHLVMCLTKPRLSYNEDVLTDDKGECVICLEELNQGDIIARLPCLCIYHKTCIDQWFEVNRSCPEHPGD, from the exons ATGGGTGCTAAACCAAGCACGGCTAACGGTACTCAAAGCCCTCGAACGAGGGCATTTTCAACAAGTAGCAGTTCCGAAGTTGTCACTGCACCCGGTTTTAGATTAATGCGAGCCCTAGGGAATGAATTGTCTAACGATAGACAACGAGCTCGATCGCTTTCTAGTGTTCCCGATTTACACGCCAGCCATGAAACTCTTTCAATGCCTACAAATGGGGCTAGCTTCGATGTTTCGACAGGAGCTAGCCCCGAGACTGATAGTAGTTCAGCCGAAGAGGCTGGTAGTGTTTTAGGATCCGCTGCTGCTAACATAGCTTTAGGAAGAGTGTATGCTGCTCATTCTTTACCTTCACATATATGGTCTTTGAATG GAATAAAATGTCCAGTATGCAGTAAATTTGTAATTCCTGATGATATAGAATGTCATTTGGTGATGTGCCTAACTAAACCTCGGCTATCGTACAACg AAGACGTACTGACTGATGATAAAGGAGAATGTGTCATATGTTTAGAAGAATTAAATCAAGGTGATATAATAGCTCGCCTTCCTTGCCTTTGTATATATCATAAGAC
- the LOC130899020 gene encoding equilibrative nucleoside transporter 4 isoform X2, with the protein MAEENLDGPEYEKLGKNRRHEGFSRAEVLNELSPPVDKYNLVYLSFMSGGIGFLLPYNSFIMSVDYFKSKYPDSPVVFDMSSVYIITALITVFGNNMLVEMFSLHSRIFFGYVVSIITLLLVMSCEVYYEVFETRGSYTANLIAVAVVAIGCTVQQSSFYGYASMLPPQYTHAVMVGESVAGVGTSLVRITTRFFIKDLRQSTIDFLLVSITTVGLCALIYPRIRKTDFVQFYLGLCEREKTKITLEPKEDAGLIEVQDTRYGILKIQTSPPPASSNVMSFSNPVYEPSDTAVRPTYKVEDVLIASGGLTVTNTDRFGWSSFKGMRARWTVIQKIYPYMVSIFLVYFTTLCLYPGITSEVVSCHMGQWMPMLMMIDFNCADVIGKLMASTRYWTGPRLLKCSIARLTIIPAMALCAVPPLTNFGFLSSDLLAFGYSIILGLSNGILGSVPMIQGPTKVPRCYRELAGNMMTLYYMWGLATGSVGAYALEKILRPMKVHRYCDNRPDKYIRIDLSKSTNLTDLTTLTTASTSTIVATILSNLSTMNTTEII; encoded by the exons atggcCGAGGAGAACCTCGACGGTCCGGAATAcgaaaaattaggaaaaaatagacGACATGAAGGATTTTCCCGAGCAGAAGTGCTTAATGAATTATCACCCCCCGTAGACAAGtataatttagtttatttgtCTTTTATGAGCGGCGGCATTGGGTTTCTACTTCCATATAATAG CTTTATTATGTCAGTAGACTACTTCAAATCCAAATATCCAGATAGTCCAGTTGTTTTTGACATGTCTTCGGTTTATATAATCACAGCTTTGATAACTGTATTTGGAAATAACATGTTGGTTGAGATGTTCTCTTTGCACTCAAGGATATTTTTTG GTTATGTTGTATCTATAATAACACTTTTGTTAGTAATGAGTTGTGAAGTATATTACGAGGTTTTCGAAACTAGAGGATCTTATACTGCGAATTTAATAGCAGTCGCTGTAGTCGCCATTGGCTGCACAG TGCAACAATCTAGTTTCTATGGATACGCCAGTATGTTACCGCCACAGTATACACACGCTGTAATGGTTGGGGAAA gtgTGGCTGGTGTTGGTACTTCTTTGGTTCGAATAACGACGaggttttttataaaagatctTCGTCAGAgtacaatcgattttttattggTATCGATAACTACAGTGGGACTCTGCGCTTTGATCTACCCTCGTATCAGAAAGACTGACtttgtacaattttatttagGACTTTGCGAAagggaaaaaacaaaaattactctcGAGCCCAAAGAGGATGCTGGCTTA ATAGAAGTACAAGATACGCGTTACGGTATACTTAAAATTCAAACCAGTCCGCCGCCAGCTTCTTCGAATGTGATGAGCTTTTCGAATCCCGTCTACGAACCTTCAGACACGGCTGTTAGACCAACTTACAAAGTCGAAGATGTCCTCATAGCTAGCGGAGGATTAACCGTCACAAATACTGACAGATTTGGTTGGTCTTCATTTAAAG GTATGCGAGCTCGGTGGACGGTTATACAGAAGATATACCCTTACATGGTATCgatatttttagtatatttcacAACACTCTGCCTTTATCCAGGTATAACTTCCGAAGTCGTCAGTTGTCACATGGGACAATGGATGCCCATGTTGATGATGATAGATTTCAACTGCGCAGACGTGATAG GTAAACTAATGGCATCTACTAGATATTGGACGGGACCACGTCTACTGAAATGCTCCATTGCAAGACTGACGATCATACCAGCAATGGCGTTATGCGCAGTACCACCATTGACAAATTTTGGTTTCCTCAGCAGCGATCTGTTAGCATTCGGCTACTCTATTATCCTAGGATTATCCAATGGAATACTAGGAAGCGTTCCCATGATCCAAGGACCCACAAAAGTGCCTCGGTGCTATCGAGAATTAGCTG GTAATATGATGACGTTATACTACATGTGGGGACTAGCGACCGGTTCTGTAGGAGCCTACGCTCTCGAAAAAATATTGAGACCCATGAAAGTGCATCGGTATTGTGACAACAGACCTGACAAATATATCCGCATCGATTTATCGAAAAGTACGAACTTGACGGATTTAACGACGTTGACTACTGCTTCGACGTCTACTATAGTCGCGACGATATTGTCCAATCTATCCACTATGAATACTACCGAAATTATATAA